In Bacteroidota bacterium, the DNA window GTTGAGAAAATCAATACGAGCCATAACAAAATAACTTCTTTGCAAATAAATGGAGAAAATATAACATTTGACACCGTAATCGCTTCTTCTGATTATCATCACACCGAAACACTTTTAGAGGAACGATTAAGAAATTATACCGAAGAATATTGGCAAAGCAGAACTTTTGCACCGTCAAGTTTGATATTTTATTTAGGTATAAATCAAACTATTCCGAACCTCAAGCACCACACACTATTTTTTGAAAACGATTTAGACGAGCATATTGATTGTATTTATGGAGAAAAAAAATGGCCAGAAAACCCACTGTTCTATGCTTGTTGTCCTTCTAAAACAGATAAGAGTGTTGCCCCAAAAGGAAAAGAAAATCTGTTTTTGTTGATGCCTTTGGCAATTGGTATTCAAGACGATGAAACAAATCGGGAAAAATACTTGGCAGAAATGCTTTCGCGAATTGAAAAACATACTGGAATGATTGGTTTGGCTTCAAAAATTGAGTACCAAAGAAGTTATTGCGTAACGGACTTTGTGCAGGATTACAATGCCTATGGCGGTAATGCGTATGGATTGGCAAACACGCTTAATCAAACAGCGGTTTTGAAACCGAAAATTAGAAATAAAAAAGTAACTAATCTATTTTATACGGGACAATTAACCGTTCCAGGCCCAGGTGTTCCACCGTCTATTATATCGGGTAAAATAGTAGCAAATGAAGTAACAAAATCTAAAACTGAGTAATATGAAACAGCTATTTGACGAACTTTCTTACTCGGTAAGTAAGATAACAACACAAAAATACAGCACGAGTTTTTCGTTGGGAATTTTGGCTTTAAAGCCTTCTATCCGCAACGCTATTTACGCAATTTACGGCTATGTGAGATTAGCAGATGAAATTGTAGATAGTTTTCACGAATACGACAAAGAAAAACTGTTAAACAGGTTGAAAACGGAAACTAAAAACGCCTTAGAAGAAAGAATTTCAATGAATCCCATTTTGCAATCTTTTCAGGAAACAGTGCATACTTATCAAATTGACACTAAGCTAATTGAACAATTTCTGAATAGCATGGAAATGGACCTACAAAAAGTAGATTATAATTCAGCATTGTACAATGAATACATTTTTGGTTCTGCCGAAGTCGTAGGATTGATGTGTTTACAGGTTTTTACGGAAGGAAACAAAGAGAAATTTCAAGAGTTAAAACCGTATGCTATGAAATTAGGTTCTGCATTTCAGAAAATAAATTTTTTAAGAGATTTGAAAGAAGATTATCAAATTTTAGGTAGGACTTATTTCCCTAATGTTGATATGGCGGTCTTTGATAATCACATAAAATGCCAAATTGAAAAAGAAATAGAGGAGGAATTTAAAGAAGCTTTAATCGGTATAAAAAAACTTCCTAATTCGTCTATGTTCGGTGTGTATTTGGCGTATAAGTATTACATTTCTTTGTTTAAGAAAATAAAAAGTAAGACTTCCTCCGAAATATTAAATAATAGGATTCGGGTTTCCAATCCTCAAAAAATTTTTGTGGCATTTAAAAGTTATGTAAGGTATAAAATAGCGTTTTTGTAATGAAAATCTTGATGTTGCTTTTATGTGTTTTATTTATGAATTTTTCCTTTAATAGTTCAGATTTGAACGAGGTTAGGTCGAGTTACAGCAAAGCCGTTCTGGATAAAAAACTGTGTGAAAAGATGATTGAGGAATTAGAACTTTCCAAAGAAAAATCGGTGATAGCTTTAGCCTATCTTGGTGCTTATCAAACGATCTGGGCAAATCATGTTTTCAATCCATTGAGTAAACTTGCTACTTTTAAGAAAGGAAAGAATAACATTGAATTAGCCATTAGTAAAGAACCTGAAAATGTTGAAATTAGATATATCCGGTTTTCGGTTCAGAAAAATGCACCTTCTTTTTTGGGATACAACAACAACTTAAAAGAAGACAGGGATTTTCTTGTTAAAAACAAAAAAAACATCAATTCAGATTTTGTTCAAAAAAATATTGAAACACTCTTAAAGTAATTAGTTATGAAACATGAATTATACAGAGAACAACAATTGAATTGTGATTTACAAACCGCTTGGGATTTTTTTTCATTACCGATGAATTTGCCAAAAATAACCCCAAAAGATATGGCATTTACCGTGTTATCTGAACAAAAAACAAATAAAATATTTGAAGGAATGATAATCGATTACACGGTTTCGCCTTTGCTTGGTATTCCCTTGAAGTGGAAAACTAGAATTACAGAGGTAATTCCCAATAAGAGTTTTACGGATTTTCAGGAAAAAGGTCCTTACAAATTATGGAACCATCGCCACGAATTTATACCCAACGAAAAAGGTGTGTTCATGATAGATAAAGTTGATTATGAATTGCCTTTCGGACTTTTAGGAAATTTAGCGCACTCTTTATTTGTAAAAAAGAAATTAGAAAAAATATTTAAATATCGGTTTGATGTTTTAGAAAACCTCATCAACAAAAATTAAAATGAAAATAGTACTTGTTATACTTGTTTTTATACTGATGGAAGGAGCTACTTGGCTTATTCACAAGTATATTATGCACGGTTTTTTATGGGTTTTACACCGAGATCACCATGACCATAGCAACGCTGGTGAATTAGAAAAAAACGACTGGTTTTTTGTGATTTTCGCACTACCCACTATTGCGCTGATGTATTTCGGGTCATTAGAAAATTTCAATTATTTGTTTTTTATCGGCTTGGGAATTATGCTCTACGGCATGGCTTATTTTTTTGTACATGATATTTTTATTCATCAACGGATAAAGTTTTTCACACACACTAAAAACGCTTATTTTTTAGCACTTCGCAGAGCACACAAGCAGCATCACAAACATTTAGGAAAAGAAGAAGGCGAATGTTTTGGGTTTTTATATGTGCCTTTAAAGTATTTTAAAATGTATTTTAAATCGGCTAAATCATGATGGCTTATACTTATGCCCTCATATTGTTTTTCACTATCATCATTTGCTTTATAGCATCTTTTGACAAAAGAATTCAATTCAATCTTCAATTTGGTTCATTCCTAAAAGCTGCCATTTTAGTAGCTATTCCTTTTATCGCTTGGGATATATGGTTTACGGCTCATGGAGTATGGTGGTTTAATACAGATTATACTCTTGGAATTTCGTTTTTTGGTTTGCCTTTGGAAGAAATTTTATTCTTTATTTGTATTCCGTTTTCGTGCATTTTTACCTATTACACCATTGATAAATACTACAAATGGGAAGTCTTAAGTGCTTTTAATAATTTATTGGTTTTTGTAAGCATTATTGTTTTGTCGGTTGTTGGCTTATTGCATACAGACAAAATTTACACACTCATTACAACAATAGTTACGATACTTACATTGATCTATTTGCATTTTATTGCTAAAGTAGATTGGCTTACTAAAGCATCTTTGGTTTTCACGCTTCTTATGCTTGGTTTTTTTCCGGTTAATGGGGTATTAACCGGTAGTTTTATTGAAGATCCGATTGTTAATTATAATCCAAAAGATTTTTTGGGAATACGAATGTTTACCATTCCTATTGAAGATGCAGTTTATGGATACTCTCAATTTTTATTAGTGCTTTATTTTTTCAAAAAAATTATAAAATGAAAACAAAAACAATCATAGTAACTGCTTTTATCGCTTGCGGGATTTTACTTTTAAATTCTTGTGCATCTATTCCTAAAAATGCAAAACCAGTAGAAAATTTTAATGTCAATCGCTATTTAGGTGCATGGTACGAAGTTGCCCGATTTGATTTCCGATTTGAAAAGGATCTGGACAACACTTCCGCCCAGTATGAATTGGATAAAAAAGGAAATGTCATTGTGTTGAACAGCGGTTACAATTTCGTAAAAAAGAAATGGATCAAAGCCGATGGATTGGCAAAATTTAGAGGAGATAAAAATGTGGCTGCTTTAAAAGTGAGTTTTTTCGGGCCTTTTTATTCGGGCTACAATGTGGTGGCTTTAGACGAAAATTACCAATATGCTTTAATTGCCGGAAAGAATTTGGATTATCTATGGATTTTATCCCGCACAAAAACCATTCCCGAGGATATAAAAACAAAGTACTTGAAAATAGCGGAAGAAATCGGTTATGACACTTCCAAATTGATTTGGGTAAAACAGGATAAAACCGATAATCCATATTTGAATGAAAACTAAAGTTTCCATATTCTGGTTTCGTAGGGATTTGCGATTGGAAGATAATGCTGGATTGTGTCGGGCTTTGGCTGCGGAATTTCCGGTATTGCCGATTTTTATTTTTGATACAGCTATTTTAGATGCGTTAGAAAATAAAAGTGATAGGCGAGTAGATTATATTCATCAGGCACTTTCGGACATTAACTTAGCATTAAAAAATCATCATTCAAAGTTGAATGCCTTTTATGGAAAACCTTTAGAAATATTTCAACAACTTTCCCAAGAATATGACATTCAAGCGGTGTTTTGCAACCGAGATTATGAACCACAAACCATTGAAAGAGATACCGAAATTTACAACTTTTTCAAAACCCAAAACATTCCTTTTAAAGCATTTAAAGACCAGGTGATTTTTGATAAATACGAAGTTGTAAAAAATGACGGAACGCCTTATACGATTTATACGCCTTATGCTAAAAAATGGAAAGAGATTTTAACCGAAAAAGATTATCACACTCACAAAGCAGATTTTAATCACTTTGTGAAACAAGATTTCACCGAAATTCATTCTTTAAAAGATATTGGATTTAAGAAAACAGAATTTCATTTTGAAACGCCAAAATTAGAAGCAAAAATCATTGATGAATATGATAAATACAGAGATTTTCCAGCACTTCAAAAAACAACTCAATTAGGGATTGCGTTAAGATTTGGAACCATCAGTATTCGTAAATGTGTGGATTTTGCTTTGCAACACAATCAAACTTGGTTAGGCGAATTGATTTGGCGGGAGTTTTTTATGCAGATTTTGTATCATTTTCCAAAGGTGGTCAGTCATTCTTTTAAGACGAAATACGATTTTATACAATGGCGGAATGACGAGCAGGAATTTGAGTTGTGGTGCACTGGAAATACAGGCTATCCGATTGTAGATGCCGGAATGCGACAGCTCAACGAAACAGGTTATATGCACAATCGGGTTCGGATGATTGTTGCCAGTTTTTTGTGTAAACATTTGCTGTTAGATTGGCGTTGGGGCGAAGCGTATTTCGCTGAAAAGTTGAATGATTACGATTTGTCTGCTAACAATGGAAACTGGCAATGGGCGGCAGGTTGTGGTTGCGATGCAGCACCTTATTTCAGGGTATTTAGTCCGGCACTACAAACCGAAAAATTTGATAAAAATTTAGATTATATCAAAAAATGGGTAGCTGAATTTGGAACTGAAAAATATCCAAAACCGATAGTGGAGCATAGTTTTGCAAGAGATAGGGCTTTAAAAGTTTATGGTGAAGCAGTAAAAGAAAGACAATGAAAAAAATATTAATAGCTGGCGGAACTGGTTTTGTTGGAAAACAGCTCATTCCTTTTTTAGTGGAGAAAGGATATTCAATTCATGTTTTAACCCGAAAACCAAGTGCTAATTCATCAAAAAATATTCGCTTTTTTCAATGGGAAATCGAAAGACAATACATCGACAAAAAAGCATTTGAAGGAGTAGAAATTCTCATTAATCTGACCGGTGCAAACATTGGCGAAAAACGATGGACAGAACAACGAAAGAAGGAAATTATTGACAGTCGCATAAATTCCATTAACTTATTATATCAATATATTTCGGAAAATAAATTCAACATCAACACCTTTATTTCGTCCTCTGCTGTTGGGTTTTATGGTGCGGTAACAACGGATAAAACATTTGTAGAAACTTCTGAAAACGGAAACGATTTTTTAGCTTCTGTTTGTCAGAAATGGGAAGATGCTGCTTTAAAATTTAACGACTTAGGTATTCGGACAATCATTTTACGCAAAGGAGTTATTCTTGGAAAAGAGGGTGGAATGGTTAAAAAACTAAGCCCATTAGCCAACCTCGGAATAAATGTTTCTTTAGGTTCAGGCGAACAATATTTACCTTGGATAGACATTCGGGATTTGGTCAAATTGTACGATTTTATTCTTTCTAACACTCAACTTAAAGGAATTTTCAATGGTGTTGCCACTGAACAAATTACAATGAACGATTTCTCAAAAGTCTTATTGAAATCTTTTGGAAAGAAAAGTTTCTTACCCAATGCTCCTGCTTTTGTCATTCGTTTACTCTTTGGCGAAATGGCGGTTATGATTTTAGAAGGTTCAAAAGTCAGCAACGAAAAATTAAAAAATACCGGATTTTATTTTGAATTTGATACGATAGAAAGGTCTTTGTGTCTGTGAGTTTGTAGCGAAGGGAAAATTTAGCTCTTTTGGTTTTTTGTGAGTGGTTTGTGCGTTGGCAAAAACCAAATGTGCTAAATGAGCGGTGGCAAAAAATAAAACAAAAACTATTTTGATTTTAGTAATTATCTTTGAGGTGCGTTCGTCTCTACGCTTACCTGTAACGT includes these proteins:
- the crtI gene encoding phytoene desaturase family protein → MKNRIAIIGSGFSGLSAAAYVAKAGHEVHVFEKHNQPGGRARQFTTEQGFVFDMGPSWYWMPDIMDNFFADFGYKTSYYFDLISLNPQFEMIFSDEKMNIPENFEDLKKLFETKEKGAGVQLEKFMQSAKYKYEVGMKDFVTKPSHSWLEFVSPKIAKSALKLNLLTNFRSYVDSYFKDEKLRKLMEFPVIFLGASPKNIPALYSLMNYGGYALGTHYPIGGFYQLVLAMQQVAEKQGAIFHFNKTVEKINTSHNKITSLQINGENITFDTVIASSDYHHTETLLEERLRNYTEEYWQSRTFAPSSLIFYLGINQTIPNLKHHTLFFENDLDEHIDCIYGEKKWPENPLFYACCPSKTDKSVAPKGKENLFLLMPLAIGIQDDETNREKYLAEMLSRIEKHTGMIGLASKIEYQRSYCVTDFVQDYNAYGGNAYGLANTLNQTAVLKPKIRNKKVTNLFYTGQLTVPGPGVPPSIISGKIVANEVTKSKTE
- a CDS encoding phytoene/squalene synthase family protein, translating into MKQLFDELSYSVSKITTQKYSTSFSLGILALKPSIRNAIYAIYGYVRLADEIVDSFHEYDKEKLLNRLKTETKNALEERISMNPILQSFQETVHTYQIDTKLIEQFLNSMEMDLQKVDYNSALYNEYIFGSAEVVGLMCLQVFTEGNKEKFQELKPYAMKLGSAFQKINFLRDLKEDYQILGRTYFPNVDMAVFDNHIKCQIEKEIEEEFKEALIGIKKLPNSSMFGVYLAYKYYISLFKKIKSKTSSEILNNRIRVSNPQKIFVAFKSYVRYKIAFL
- a CDS encoding SRPBCC family protein gives rise to the protein MKHELYREQQLNCDLQTAWDFFSLPMNLPKITPKDMAFTVLSEQKTNKIFEGMIIDYTVSPLLGIPLKWKTRITEVIPNKSFTDFQEKGPYKLWNHRHEFIPNEKGVFMIDKVDYELPFGLLGNLAHSLFVKKKLEKIFKYRFDVLENLINKN
- a CDS encoding sterol desaturase family protein, encoding MKIVLVILVFILMEGATWLIHKYIMHGFLWVLHRDHHDHSNAGELEKNDWFFVIFALPTIALMYFGSLENFNYLFFIGLGIMLYGMAYFFVHDIFIHQRIKFFTHTKNAYFLALRRAHKQHHKHLGKEEGECFGFLYVPLKYFKMYFKSAKS
- a CDS encoding lycopene cyclase domain-containing protein, whose amino-acid sequence is MMAYTYALILFFTIIICFIASFDKRIQFNLQFGSFLKAAILVAIPFIAWDIWFTAHGVWWFNTDYTLGISFFGLPLEEILFFICIPFSCIFTYYTIDKYYKWEVLSAFNNLLVFVSIIVLSVVGLLHTDKIYTLITTIVTILTLIYLHFIAKVDWLTKASLVFTLLMLGFFPVNGVLTGSFIEDPIVNYNPKDFLGIRMFTIPIEDAVYGYSQFLLVLYFFKKIIK
- a CDS encoding lipocalin family protein, whose product is MKTKTIIVTAFIACGILLLNSCASIPKNAKPVENFNVNRYLGAWYEVARFDFRFEKDLDNTSAQYELDKKGNVIVLNSGYNFVKKKWIKADGLAKFRGDKNVAALKVSFFGPFYSGYNVVALDENYQYALIAGKNLDYLWILSRTKTIPEDIKTKYLKIAEEIGYDTSKLIWVKQDKTDNPYLNEN
- a CDS encoding DNA photolyase family protein gives rise to the protein MKTKVSIFWFRRDLRLEDNAGLCRALAAEFPVLPIFIFDTAILDALENKSDRRVDYIHQALSDINLALKNHHSKLNAFYGKPLEIFQQLSQEYDIQAVFCNRDYEPQTIERDTEIYNFFKTQNIPFKAFKDQVIFDKYEVVKNDGTPYTIYTPYAKKWKEILTEKDYHTHKADFNHFVKQDFTEIHSLKDIGFKKTEFHFETPKLEAKIIDEYDKYRDFPALQKTTQLGIALRFGTISIRKCVDFALQHNQTWLGELIWREFFMQILYHFPKVVSHSFKTKYDFIQWRNDEQEFELWCTGNTGYPIVDAGMRQLNETGYMHNRVRMIVASFLCKHLLLDWRWGEAYFAEKLNDYDLSANNGNWQWAAGCGCDAAPYFRVFSPALQTEKFDKNLDYIKKWVAEFGTEKYPKPIVEHSFARDRALKVYGEAVKERQ
- a CDS encoding TIGR01777 family oxidoreductase, which codes for MKKILIAGGTGFVGKQLIPFLVEKGYSIHVLTRKPSANSSKNIRFFQWEIERQYIDKKAFEGVEILINLTGANIGEKRWTEQRKKEIIDSRINSINLLYQYISENKFNINTFISSSAVGFYGAVTTDKTFVETSENGNDFLASVCQKWEDAALKFNDLGIRTIILRKGVILGKEGGMVKKLSPLANLGINVSLGSGEQYLPWIDIRDLVKLYDFILSNTQLKGIFNGVATEQITMNDFSKVLLKSFGKKSFLPNAPAFVIRLLFGEMAVMILEGSKVSNEKLKNTGFYFEFDTIERSLCL